In the genome of Kitasatospora cathayae, one region contains:
- a CDS encoding SRPBCC family protein: MEITVRHLLRLREEFVRWDKGERHSFCVTQASLPLFRRFGEDYLLEPTPTGTRFTWTFAFELNSLLARPPALTDLPNKAFPRTLIADTKRHFGAA, translated from the coding sequence GTGGAGATCACCGTGCGGCACCTGCTGCGGCTGCGGGAGGAGTTCGTCCGCTGGGACAAAGGCGAGCGGCACTCCTTCTGCGTCACCCAGGCGAGCCTGCCGCTGTTCCGCCGCTTCGGCGAGGACTACCTGCTCGAACCCACCCCGACCGGCACCCGCTTCACCTGGACCTTCGCCTTCGAGTTGAACTCGCTACTCGCCCGCCCGCCGGCACTGACGGACCTCCCGAACAAGGCCTTCCCGCGGACCCTGATCGCGGACACCAAACGGCACTTCGGGGCCGCCTGA
- a CDS encoding ArsR/SmtB family transcription factor: MTERRLASDAEAKALASALRLRILRICLGEAHTNKEIAAILGRDPASVLHHTRTLVRTGFLEAQEERRGARSAREIPYLATRKSWQLDAAAQDRSMLDAFLEELALAPAAEVDSTRLGLRLPPAEMEEFQTRLHALLEEFAARPDDPTAPAWSLFMVMHPDPNRP; this comes from the coding sequence ATGACCGAACGCAGGTTGGCTAGCGACGCGGAGGCGAAGGCGCTCGCCTCCGCGCTCCGCCTGCGCATCCTGCGCATTTGCCTCGGTGAGGCGCACACCAACAAGGAGATCGCGGCGATCCTCGGCCGCGATCCCGCCAGCGTGCTGCACCACACCAGGACACTGGTGCGTACCGGTTTTCTGGAGGCCCAGGAGGAGCGACGCGGCGCGCGTAGCGCACGGGAGATTCCCTATCTGGCGACGCGGAAGTCCTGGCAGCTCGATGCGGCCGCACAGGACCGGTCGATGCTCGACGCGTTCCTGGAGGAACTGGCCCTAGCCCCTGCGGCCGAGGTCGACAGCACCCGGCTCGGGCTGCGCCTGCCGCCAGCGGAGATGGAGGAGTTCCAGACCCGGCTCCACGCCCTGCTCGAGGAGTTCGCCGCCCGCCCGGACGACCCGACCGCGCCCGCCTGGTCGCTCTTCATGGTGATGCACCCCGACCCTAACCGGCCCTGA
- a CDS encoding MFS transporter: protein MTAPEPLPNRPAYRGGLWRHVDFRRLWAGETVSQFGTAIGQLAIPLVAVVVLHASTWQVGVLAACETAAFVAVGLPAGAWVERMRFRRVLIVNDLVRTALLAWVPMAQLLDVLTIEQLYVVALVTGVSTVFFDVAYQSYLPQLIDRELLVEGNAKLQASESVSQIAGPSLGGALIQALTAPYALLVDAVSFLWSAAWVTRIEVRPPRPERGPDPNLLREIRDGLRFVLGNQILRAIAMCTSSANLFGSVISAVFYVLLARQLRLSPGVIGLLTSTAAVGGLIGALVAGRFAAKVGQGPAIWIASAVAGPCALVTPFVQRDWTLGLLAVAQIAMWMGIVVYNVNQVSFRQALCPPGLLGRMNATMRFLVWGAMPFGALLGGLLGSTIGVRGTLLVGAVGRSLTFLPVFLSPLRQMRELPSYAEPTTEGKPAASPLVPSKP from the coding sequence ATGACTGCTCCCGAGCCCTTGCCCAACCGACCGGCCTACCGTGGCGGACTGTGGCGGCACGTCGACTTCCGTCGACTATGGGCCGGCGAGACGGTCAGTCAGTTCGGGACAGCCATAGGCCAGTTAGCCATTCCTCTCGTCGCCGTTGTGGTGTTGCATGCCAGCACCTGGCAAGTCGGCGTGCTGGCGGCGTGCGAGACCGCGGCGTTCGTGGCAGTGGGCTTGCCGGCCGGCGCATGGGTGGAACGGATGCGCTTCCGTCGGGTGCTGATCGTCAACGACCTTGTTCGGACCGCCCTGTTGGCCTGGGTCCCGATGGCTCAGCTCCTCGACGTGCTGACGATTGAGCAGTTGTACGTGGTTGCGCTCGTCACCGGGGTGAGCACGGTCTTCTTCGACGTGGCCTATCAGTCTTACCTGCCCCAGCTGATCGACCGGGAGCTGCTGGTCGAGGGCAACGCGAAGCTCCAGGCCAGCGAGTCGGTCAGCCAGATCGCGGGCCCGAGCCTCGGAGGCGCGCTGATCCAGGCGCTCACCGCGCCCTACGCGCTGCTCGTCGACGCGGTGAGCTTCCTGTGGTCGGCCGCGTGGGTGACGCGGATCGAGGTCCGGCCGCCACGCCCCGAGCGCGGCCCCGACCCCAACCTGCTGCGGGAGATCCGCGACGGTCTGCGGTTCGTGCTCGGCAACCAGATACTCCGCGCCATCGCCATGTGCACCAGCTCGGCCAACCTCTTCGGTTCGGTGATCTCCGCCGTCTTCTACGTACTGCTCGCCCGCCAACTGCGACTCTCGCCGGGCGTCATCGGCCTGCTCACCTCGACCGCAGCGGTGGGCGGCCTGATCGGTGCACTGGTGGCCGGACGGTTCGCAGCGAAGGTCGGCCAAGGCCCGGCCATCTGGATCGCAAGCGCGGTCGCCGGACCCTGCGCGCTGGTCACCCCGTTCGTGCAGCGCGACTGGACGCTGGGGCTGCTTGCGGTCGCGCAGATCGCGATGTGGATGGGCATCGTGGTCTACAACGTCAACCAGGTCAGCTTTCGGCAGGCGCTGTGCCCGCCCGGGCTGCTCGGCCGGATGAACGCGACGATGCGTTTCCTGGTCTGGGGCGCGATGCCCTTCGGGGCTCTGCTCGGCGGCCTACTCGGCTCGACGATCGGCGTCCGCGGCACGCTGCTGGTCGGGGCGGTCGGCCGGTCACTCACCTTCCTGCCCGTCTTCCTGTCGCCACTGCGCCAGATGCGCGAACTGCCGTCCTACGCTGAGCCGACGACGGAGGGGAAGCCCGCTGCCAGCCCGTTGGTGCCAAGCAAGCCCTGA
- a CDS encoding GlxA family transcriptional regulator, whose amino-acid sequence MRTVGCLIFDGVRAFDYAVIGEVWANRATRPGVPAFDLRVCGPAGARVRLGGGLERVPDLGLDALTACDLVVVPGVEDPAARRPPEVLDALRAVASAGVPIASLCAGAFVLAEAGLLDGREATTHWALAPELARRHPAVTVRPEVLFTGGDGLWTSAGVAAGIDLCLHLVRTAHGQRAAATIARAMVTAPFRAGGQAQFIPSPVPPVDEEDPLARVRAEILASLDTPWNVRRMATAALMSERSFARHFTTTTGTTPLRWLLDQRILTAQRLLEETDLPVDTVATRCGFASAVSLRPVFVARVGVAPREYRRAFRGREEG is encoded by the coding sequence ATGCGAACTGTGGGCTGCCTGATCTTCGACGGAGTACGGGCCTTCGACTACGCGGTGATCGGCGAGGTGTGGGCGAACCGGGCCACCCGGCCCGGCGTGCCCGCCTTCGACCTGCGGGTCTGCGGGCCGGCCGGGGCCCGGGTGCGGCTGGGTGGCGGGCTGGAACGGGTCCCGGACCTCGGACTGGACGCACTGACGGCCTGCGACCTGGTGGTGGTCCCGGGCGTCGAGGATCCGGCCGCCCGGCGGCCCCCGGAAGTCCTGGACGCCCTGCGGGCCGTCGCCTCCGCCGGAGTCCCCATCGCCTCCCTCTGCGCGGGCGCCTTCGTCCTCGCCGAAGCCGGGCTGCTCGACGGCCGCGAGGCCACCACCCACTGGGCCCTCGCCCCCGAACTCGCCCGCCGTCACCCGGCGGTGACCGTCCGCCCCGAAGTGCTGTTCACCGGTGGCGACGGCCTGTGGACCTCGGCCGGCGTCGCGGCGGGCATCGACCTCTGCCTCCACCTCGTCCGCACCGCCCACGGCCAGCGGGCCGCCGCCACCATCGCCCGCGCCATGGTCACCGCCCCCTTCCGGGCCGGCGGCCAGGCCCAGTTCATCCCCAGCCCGGTGCCTCCGGTCGACGAGGAGGACCCGCTCGCCCGCGTCCGCGCCGAGATCCTCGCCTCCCTCGACACCCCCTGGAACGTCCGGCGGATGGCCACCGCGGCCCTGATGTCCGAGCGGAGCTTCGCCCGCCACTTCACCACCACCACCGGCACCACCCCGCTGCGCTGGCTCCTCGACCAGCGCATCCTCACCGCCCAACGCCTCCTGGAGGAGACGGACCTGCCGGTCGACACCGTCGCGACGCGGTGTGGCTTCGCTTCGGCGGTGTCGTTGCGGCCGGTGTTCGTGGCACGGGTGGGCGTGGCGCCGAGGGAGTACCGGCGGGCGTTCCGCGGGCGGGAGGAGGGGTAG
- a CDS encoding cysteine hydrolase family protein → MTNTDAFDAPLTLDPDAVLLLIDVQRGFEDQDFWGQRDNPDAEQRMAELIAAWQATGRPIVTVQHASRVGPLVEGTPGYELKDFVAGITPELHITKTVNSAFYGTPDLHAWLQQRGTRQLVITGIITNVCNETTARMAGNLGYDAIFPTDAMHSFDMTGPDGTTVPAADLARATATTLHAMRFAKVVTTEEVLRAAKA, encoded by the coding sequence ATGACGAACACCGACGCCTTCGACGCCCCGCTCACCCTCGACCCCGACGCCGTCCTGCTCCTCATCGACGTCCAACGGGGCTTCGAGGACCAGGACTTCTGGGGCCAGCGCGACAACCCGGACGCCGAGCAGCGGATGGCCGAGCTGATCGCCGCCTGGCAGGCGACCGGCCGCCCGATCGTCACCGTGCAGCACGCCTCCCGGGTCGGGCCGCTGGTCGAGGGCACGCCCGGCTACGAACTCAAGGACTTCGTCGCCGGGATCACCCCCGAGCTGCACATCACCAAGACCGTGAACAGCGCCTTCTACGGCACCCCCGACCTGCACGCCTGGCTCCAGCAGCGCGGCACCCGGCAGCTGGTGATCACCGGGATCATCACCAACGTGTGCAACGAGACCACCGCCCGGATGGCCGGCAACCTCGGCTACGACGCGATCTTCCCGACCGACGCCATGCACTCCTTCGACATGACCGGCCCCGACGGCACCACCGTCCCCGCCGCCGACCTGGCCCGCGCCACCGCGACCACCCTGCACGCGATGCGCTTCGCCAAGGTGGTCACGACGGAGGAAGTCCTGCGCGCCGCTAAGGCCTGA
- a CDS encoding SDR family oxidoreductase, with the protein MAHVRGDLRGDPAEADARLDEALAGVDTVLHLAGGPKGDDEATRRLVAAARRAGVRHLVYVAVIGADKVPLGYFRAKHAAEEAVAGSGPPYTILRAAQFHDLAFAVVEKMAKPPLLPAPGGVRWQPVDVREVAGRLVELAFDEPAGLVPDLAGPTVYGMDELARAYLTARGRSRKLLPVREPGRVGRAYRAGRTSPRPAPSTGGAPGRSSWRSGRRPELSLRGRRVSAMSFLDLVRATPVAVDYLLWPGDFNLDAYSHVEEVVLASGEGLEEVAKCGAGGTFFLCGEGGDERPVLYADSEGGAAVMAVGLEEMVRLLLAVPWWRDCVRLTEEESAEAAEQYLEDEPDLFADRDAAAAALGLEVPTVAEALARLREVAFGLGPSYVLLNAEEGNPYEPLFRP; encoded by the coding sequence GTGGCGCACGTGCGCGGCGACCTGCGCGGCGACCCGGCCGAGGCGGACGCCCGGCTGGACGAGGCGCTCGCGGGCGTCGACACCGTGCTGCACCTCGCCGGCGGCCCCAAGGGCGACGACGAGGCGACCCGCCGTCTGGTCGCGGCCGCCCGGCGGGCCGGGGTGCGGCACCTGGTGTACGTCGCGGTGATCGGCGCGGACAAGGTGCCGCTCGGTTACTTCCGGGCCAAGCACGCGGCCGAGGAGGCGGTGGCCGGCTCGGGCCCGCCGTACACGATCCTGCGCGCCGCGCAGTTCCACGACCTGGCGTTCGCCGTGGTCGAGAAGATGGCGAAGCCGCCGCTCCTCCCGGCTCCCGGCGGGGTCCGCTGGCAGCCCGTGGACGTGCGCGAAGTCGCCGGCCGGCTCGTGGAGTTGGCGTTCGACGAGCCCGCCGGGCTGGTGCCGGACCTGGCCGGACCGACGGTGTACGGGATGGACGAGCTGGCCCGGGCGTACCTGACCGCGCGGGGCCGTAGCCGCAAGCTGCTGCCAGTACGGGAGCCGGGCAGGGTCGGGCGCGCCTACCGGGCGGGGCGAACCTCACCCCGGCCGGCGCCGAGCACGGGCGGCGCACCTGGGAGGAGTTCCTGGCGGAGCGGCCGGCGGCCTGAGCTGTCACTGCGTGGCCGTAGGGTGTCCGCCATGTCCTTCCTCGATCTTGTTCGTGCCACCCCCGTCGCCGTCGACTACCTGCTCTGGCCGGGGGACTTCAACCTCGACGCCTACTCGCACGTGGAGGAGGTCGTGCTCGCTTCCGGGGAGGGCCTGGAGGAGGTGGCCAAGTGCGGCGCGGGCGGCACCTTCTTCCTGTGCGGTGAGGGCGGCGACGAGCGGCCCGTGCTGTACGCCGACTCCGAGGGCGGCGCGGCGGTGATGGCCGTCGGGCTGGAGGAGATGGTCCGGCTGCTGCTCGCGGTGCCGTGGTGGCGCGACTGCGTGCGGCTGACCGAGGAGGAGAGCGCGGAGGCGGCCGAACAGTACCTGGAGGACGAGCCGGACCTGTTCGCCGACCGGGACGCGGCCGCCGCCGCGCTCGGGCTCGAAGTCCCCACGGTGGCCGAGGCCTTGGCGCGGCTGCGGGAGGTCGCCTTCGGCCTCGGGCCGTCCTACGTGCTGCTCAACGCGGAGGAGGGCAACCCGTACGAGCCGCTGTTCAGGCCTTAG
- a CDS encoding sigma-70 family RNA polymerase sigma factor yields the protein MDERSDERSARTALFEEHRPHLRAVAYRMLGSINEAEDALQDAWLRYDRSDTTDVDNLGGWLTTVVSRVCLNLLRDRAARREEPLQPTGPDGGSGPERIPDPLLRREGVADPEQEVMLADSVGLALMVVMESLSPAERVAFVLHDMFAVPFEEIAPLIEKTSAATRQLASRARRKVQGRAPAPDPDLGRQRLAVDAFFAAARNGDLEALVAVLDPDVVLRSDGGAGMARHTVFFTGAATVAGQAVLWGKLSPFARPALVNGTAGAVVIGDNGRALSIMAFIVVDGAIAAIDVIVDPERLAAFDLSAFRD from the coding sequence GTGGACGAGAGATCTGACGAGAGATCTGCCCGGACCGCGCTCTTCGAGGAGCACCGCCCGCACCTGCGCGCGGTCGCGTACCGGATGCTCGGCTCGATCAACGAGGCCGAGGACGCGCTCCAGGACGCCTGGCTGCGGTACGACCGCAGCGACACCACCGATGTGGACAACCTCGGCGGCTGGCTGACCACGGTGGTCTCCCGGGTGTGCCTGAACCTGCTGCGCGACCGCGCCGCGCGCCGCGAGGAGCCGCTGCAGCCGACCGGACCGGACGGCGGGAGCGGCCCCGAGCGCATCCCGGACCCGCTGCTGCGGCGCGAGGGGGTGGCCGACCCGGAGCAGGAGGTGATGCTCGCGGATTCGGTCGGCCTGGCGCTGATGGTGGTGATGGAGTCGCTGTCGCCCGCCGAGCGGGTCGCCTTCGTGCTGCACGACATGTTCGCGGTGCCGTTCGAGGAGATCGCCCCGCTGATCGAGAAGACCTCGGCCGCGACCCGCCAGCTGGCCAGCCGGGCCCGCCGCAAGGTGCAGGGGCGGGCGCCCGCGCCCGACCCGGACCTGGGGCGCCAGCGCCTCGCCGTGGACGCCTTCTTCGCCGCCGCCCGCAACGGCGACCTGGAGGCCCTGGTCGCGGTGCTCGACCCGGACGTGGTGCTGCGCTCGGACGGCGGGGCCGGGATGGCCCGGCACACCGTGTTCTTCACCGGCGCCGCGACGGTGGCGGGGCAGGCCGTCCTGTGGGGCAAGCTGTCGCCGTTCGCCCGCCCGGCGCTGGTCAACGGCACCGCGGGCGCGGTGGTCATCGGCGACAACGGCCGGGCGCTGTCCATCATGGCGTTCATCGTCGTGGACGGCGCGATCGCCGCGATCGACGTGATCGTCGACCCGGAGCGGCTGGCCGCCTTCGACCTCTCGGCCTTCCGGGACTGA